The Dioscorea cayenensis subsp. rotundata cultivar TDr96_F1 chromosome 8, TDr96_F1_v2_PseudoChromosome.rev07_lg8_w22 25.fasta, whole genome shotgun sequence genome segment AAAGGGACCACTTTACCCTTGTGAACAGAGGAAATGCTTTGCTATTTGTAATGGTCTGCTGGTTTCTCATGAGATTCATCCcttgtttcatttcattgtttctcTTTTGTCTTTCTTGGTAGTTGTAGAGGGTGAGATTGCTGCTGATGTTGATGGACCTTgttattatcttcttctcttttttattgcttttcttttgttttcttttcttttcagaaggcATGCCAGTCAGCACcaataataaattaagatagAAAAGGAAGGAGATATGATCACTTTTATGGGAAATGCCTTTCATTCAAAAGGCCTAAATCAATACCTTAAAGGTGTCATTAGATGGTGATTAACCAAGTGATTTAATAGTTGTAAAATTATGAGTAAATAATGTGACTCGTCTAATTAAAGTTGCggtgataataaatttttttttttttaaaaaagtggataaaccatacaGATTTATTAGAAGAAAGACAACagtacaaagataaaaataggGTACAATGGAAGAGTCAACTCTCATTAGTGGTGAGGAGGAACAAAGAAGATAAagacagaaaaaaaaactaaagagacGGAAGATGTCGTCTGACATCTCAAGTCTACTTAAACAAGCAACAGAAACATCTACTCCAGAGCAGCATCGATGTCATGATCGCCAGCAGAAATAGGTTCTCTAgcgctaaaaaaaattaagtgaacgcttaattttttgaaaaggttCATTGCGGTTATAATAATTGACTATCAATCTTGCTTTATAAAGTGGTCCTCATAAATTAGAAAAGCCTTCATTGGATTTGGAGCAAACAAATCCCAAACTAGTTGGGTTGCGttaattttacatattaaaacTTGGTCCATTTATTAAAGGTGTGTTTATTTGAAAGCAACCTATAGCTACTCGAGGGTGACGTTGGGCTAGTGCATGTGAAACTATCAATTTCTTCGATAAGGATAAATCATGTTTAATGTCATTATAATCTCATGCATTTtgctaatcattttttttaaagtggatGATTTGATTAATCATTTATGATAATATGGGAAATAAAAACCAATTTAAATCATTTGGacagaaaatatttattttccacCAATGTTGTTCTAGCTTAATTGTTAAGGCATTTTATTCCCATGTGCGGGATTGTATTTAAATGGGCTATTTAATAAAatgaccctttttttttaattaaaccaaatggccctagggtcattttaattgtcaaaatgGCCCTATGACCATCACATCACCCCACATGGGTGATGTGATATGCTGATTGGGCGTTGAGTCAGCGCCCAGTCAGTGCTGACTGGGCTGCTGATGtggcatttttaaataaaaaatcctgatttttttcattttaaccccTGAATTGTTTTCTAATCAATAAATTGGCttattcttgggtttttttgaccaaaattttttaaaaaaaaattattaagcttttaaaatttattaaacttttaaataattttttaaaaaatatataagtgtgtttttttaatttaaatcccttatttcttttataataaacaaattatcttttccctttgattatttaacccaaattttatttaaacaaatatgtatttttttaatttattaaaaaaattaattttaaagaatatatttgaatatgaaaacacaaattttaaaattttaacttttaaaattattaaaccttTAATGAAACAACTTTTTAAGCAATATATAAATGTGGCTTTTACTGCTGGCCAACCAAAGATCAAACGTAAACGAATGCATATGGATAGAAACCCTGATCCTACTAGATATAATTTATACTCTATATGTAAACAACCCGGTAATTATAGAACTACTTGCCCTAGGCAAGGGAGAAATATATGATGTAGCTTTACTTCTTATTTAAatgcaattatgttttttaataaattaaattttaagcaAAATTTGGGTTAAGTAATCAAagagtttttgttaattataatacaaataaaaaggcACACTTATATATTGCTTAAAAAGTTGTTTCATTAaaggtttaataatttttaaaaagttaaaatttttaaaaatttgtgttttcatattcatatatattctttaaaaattaatttttttaataaattaaaaaaatacatatttttttaataaaaatttgggttaaaaataatcaaagggaaaaagataatttattaattataaaataaataagggatttaaattaaaaaaacacacttatatatttttttaaaaaattatttaaaagtttaataattttttaaaaaaaaaatttgtcaaaaaCCCCAGAATAAAGTCGCAACTTATCGATTGAAAACAATTCAAGtgttaaaatgaaaacaaatcgggatttttttatttaaaaatgccaCATCACTGACCCTCGTGCCCAATGACCCGAGCGCCGACTCAAGACCTGATCGAAGATATCACATCACTCATGTGATGGGTGATATGATGGTCATCATCTTTGACAATTAAAATTACGTAGTAgccatttgatttaattaaaaaaggtGGGTCATTTTATTAAATGGGCCTATTTAAATCCTATCAAATGTATGGTGTGCAAGGTTTTTTTGTGCACTGATGGTGGGGTAGATTTGTAGCCGAAGTTTTATATTACTAAATAAGGGCTCATGACCTGTTGATCTTTGATTGTTACATTtaaagtatttgttttttttttaaaaaatcattggacAAGAATGTGAAGGTAAATGACTTTAAAATcaacatgtatttttttgttataaataaaaatttaaacttatcaTTTTGGATTTGGTTTGATTTctaagcatttatttatttattttctataaaaaggGATAAACCactatttttaaacatttattgattgtttgataatttcagataatatagtaataataacacttttataaaattgttgttattaaaacattaaaaaaatcatccttTTTTGATCTTTGTGAACTGTCCTaccccattttttttaatgcatgtaatttattcatttaaacaaaaataaataacaaatcatatgttaaattatatatttataatattaaagaaaattaatttaagtttatttttaccTATCTTAATTCgatgaaatatattattttgtcatttttcaAATGTGTCATGAATTATGTTACCATCCTTCaactttgatatattttatattataataatattaaatatcaaattaccgATTCACTTCCACggaatatactatatatatatatatatatatatatatatatatatatatatatatatataacattttaatGAATCAACGccctttatctatttttttaaataaaaaacaattaaaacaatatacaagataaacaacaaaatgcaagtaggggaaaaaataaaagacgTTACCAATACTATAGGTATAGGTGGCAAGACTATCATTATAGTTAATTATCTGAGTTTGATGTCAACATGATCAGCGCTTAATCCTAATAATGTGGTTAATGCATAGTTAATTAAAGGCTAAAATTGcattcatatcaaaataaatttattgtcgaaaaaccaagcaaaatatCATAATTTCATACAAAGGATTTGCAAAATAATTCATTGAGCAAAAATACTAATATTTGTATGATCctattttctatataaaataatgcaattacctccaaaaataattattaaccTTGATAGttcaataattaataagtgtaacaaataaatgaataaatacataatcaataaaagaatactaaaaggtttcataaataattaaacaaataaataatcaatacaaaaaattgTTGAAATAGATAAATAACTAAACATACAATTAAATACTTAGTccacaaataaattcaaaaatattgaaaatctaaaatttatttgtgtatacacatatatatcataatttatatgtggtgttAGTTATGTGTCTAATTCCCAAAAACTCGAAAACCCATACTACAAGTCTACAACACAATTTTTTAGAATGCCCAATATTTGAGAGTAAATTCCAAAGATATCAAAAACCTCTTTAGCATgacaaagaaaattgaaaagagTGCTAAGCTAAGCTAACTTAACTTCTAAACCTTGTAACAATATCAAAATGATGTGCATAACACTGAATTGTTAAACACCTAACTAATGTGATCAATTCTCCTCACTTGAACAATTAAACATTCTTTACATTAACAAAGGAAACTCATTAGGAtcgaaatatatataagaagattAACAAACATATGATTCAAGTAAGACTCATTATACTTTCGAGTACTTAGGTAATGTCAAACTTTATAACTCTCTTATCTTATTTTAGTGTAAATTTTGTCACTAAAACCCCTGAAAATTGAAGAGAGATTTCTGCTATTTTAAAAGCAGAGATCTAAAACTTATCAACTgtaatcaaacaataattccTTTAACTCCAGCAACATAAAAGATTTGAAGAGCAAAAAATTGTCGAGATGAGAATTTAAACCTTCATAAACAACATAATTGTCACATCCTCCATGTATTAATGAATCGAGTTGTATCCATTGGACATCATATCTAAAATTCTCTTAAGAAGCAACAAACAGATAAATAAATCTAACATTCAATGtagtgtataaaaaaaataaacaaccatgaataaaaacccctaattaatcaaaaaaaccAAGCTAGAGATCCGAAAGGAATCATAGTTCTAGAAAACAGAGGACAAAGAAAGCAAGGATTCACTCAcaaaaataccataaaaaaataagaactcTGCGTCTAGTTTTAAGATTTTACCTACAAATAAGTTTATGGGCGAATGCTGGGCACAACTTTTTAATTCCTCGCCATCAATACCGCCGGGATGGAAGCAAGAAAGAGAGCTCTCCTTGgtttcattaaatttaaaaataaaaacgccATGAAGGTTGAGGGGATCAAGTCACATGTGTCGGATGACACTGAatcaaatttttcttaaaaaaaatctcatataaCAACCTAGTCTAACCAAACCCAAAAAGATAAGAATTAAGATCTGGGTCcacttagttatttattaaaaaaattgattctaGCGCAGGTTCTCACACATTTGTCACTGAATCATGCAGTtcaaacattagaaaaaaagtCACAATGATTCCAAGTTaattaaaagtggataaaccacaaatttatcgAGATAAAAGCCCGAAATATAAGGGAAAGAGTCAACCCTCACCGAAAGTGAGggaaagcaaaaaaacaacaaaacaccaaaaaataaaaaggagaaaataCTGAGATAAAAGGCAAGGCGGTAGAAAATGCCGTCGGCGATCTCGAGCTCTGCAGCGGGAGTCGAGGGACCCCTACTCCTGAATATCGCCGTGGTCATGATCGCCAGCTGGGTTAGGAACTCTAGCGCTGAGAAAGTTGAGGGAGCGCCTAATTTTGTGCGAGGCTTCATTGAGTGAAAGCTGGTGCCTATCAGCAACTgttgaaaaccaagaaaaagcATAATAACTGTTTTAGAAATAATGTAATAATGATGTGAAgcattcatttgaaaaatacGAGTATTCCGTTCAATCCAGATATTCCACAAAACAACGCGGGAAATGAGGTCCCAAAGTTTTCATGTTTCCTCTGCTCTCTGTtctcctcatctctggtgaggttTGCAGTTTTTTATCTTTCTAGTTTTTtatctttctagttttttttctcGCTGCTACTTTTGTACTTTATACTTccatgtacttttttttttaataaattagtggtttatccaccttattaaaaaaaaaaatgaggtcccAAATAACTCGGTGTTGAGCAATAAGGGAAGGCAGCCAGGTGGTCCAAATTGAGGGAATAAACTGTGAGGGAGGAATGGAATCCAAAACATGGTGGAAGAAATTCCAGATACGTTTGGAGAACTCACAGTTGAGGAAAATATGATTCAGGTCTTCAGTAGCATTGTGACAAAGAACACAAGTATCTGAAGTGTAGTGAGATAAACACCCTTTCTTAAAAAGGTTTTCTAGTGTGAGGATTTTGTCTTCTCCAGCGAGCCAGCAAAAAAGGGTAATTTTACTAGGGCAACGGATTTTCCAGAAGTAAGGGTAATGCGAGCTATGCAATCCACCATCAATAAGGAATTTGTAGAAAGATTTGACAGTGAAATTCCCACTTTTTTCTGGCGCCCAAAAATTAGTGTCATCCTGGATATGAGAACAGTCAAGGATGATTTCCAGAAGTGGATTCAGCATATCAGGAGAAACAGAGGGGAAAAGAGTTTCTGGATTGTTAAGTAAATGGGTAAACTGTCTTAAAGTGATCCAAGGTGAGACGCACTGAGAAAATAGGGACGGCCAGATAAATAGTAAACTGTCTTAAGGAAATGATTCCAAGTCtttctcaaataaatataaaaaattgccataaaaaaacctcaaactaggtgttcatattatttttgcAGTATAACGGTTTGCTTACTACAACATACTGAATGCGTGTGGTTTAATGAGACCTTGGATGAAGAGTATGTACCTTAAGAAAAAAGGAACATGCCactttttacaatttatttttatttttatataatcacATCTAGCTTGTGTATGAACAACACAAAACCAAATCCAAAAGAGTATCATATGAAAGGAAAGGAACTTTGAGGCCCAGCAAAATGGGCTATAAAATTTTAAGCTCACAACAACATGAgggtttataattaattaaagctCTGTCTGCATGCTGTGGCAGTGAATTCTTCAATGTTAAGACTGCAAAGGCTGATCCAAAGTGTTACTTGAACTGTGAGTCTGGACACTGTTGAGGCTACAATTGTTTCATTATTATCACTGTGATACAGTGATAGTGGTGGTCCTGGAAACACATTCCACCAGTTTGCCATATACTTACTTGAGTAATGCTATGCCTGTCAAACCAAAAGACACTCACCGGCTCCCCCCCAACTCTTTCTTTCTGTTTCATTACTAGTACGTACATATATCTGAAATCTCAGTCCAGATACAACCAATTAAACTCTCCCCAGTTCCCACTAACTGAGATTTCCCAGGTCTCATGCAAATGCAACTATGCAATAACACATATATGGTCCCCTTGTCTGGTCCTCATTCTGCTTTTTTATTGAACTGGTATATGCCACTGCTTTTCGGCTGCATTTGATTGGGACCCACTCCTCTTTGGTCCCACTAATCATCTCCTCAGAGCACTATCCCACCTCCCAGTCCCTGCGAATCCTTTATGTTTGTCCCCATGAGGCAAATAAAGAcctacaatttatttattttattttatttttttgacctACAGCTTTTACTATCCAATATCCATCGCTAAACCCCAGCTTttccttattattttattcttttttttttaaataaagttataaatactacaatatatacatacattataAGCTCGAAATGCACAATGAATGTCAGCATTAGGTCGCTTTTCCCAGAGGCCAGACTACGTACGAGAACATGATAATGTCTCTCTCCGGGTCCCCAATCATCCACCCATATAGATGTTTATATTTGTGTCTGACCTATTTTGCCTCGTGATCAGGTTAACGGTCGAGATACGGGCAAGTAGAAACAATTGTCATGCTGGTGGTGCTATAATAGGTATAGCTAGACTCACACCTTACGCACCGAGCCAACCAACTGAGTTTGGGCATGAATCTAGCCCTTCAAACCAACTCccactatatacatatatatatatatatatcgcagAACTAGGCAGAGTCTACAACATCAACCTAATCATAACACCAAGATCTCCAGCACCAGCTACGCCCATCATCATCACCGACTTGCCCTCCTCttctttgtgtatatatatatatatattaatatgaattTTAGAATCTCTAATTCCAATCTATCCCTACTCGCCATGCCAGATCTCGTGACCCTCCTTACTCTCAATGTCAGCCGTCCGATCCACAAAGCCACCCTACACTCCCCGACCACGCCCGCCAGCCACGGCTCCTTCCGTACGTGTAGCCTTTCTCACACCGCACTGACACGTGTCAGCTTTTTCCACTGGTCCCCACCACTTCTCCTCCGGCTGCATATACTGTTTGTTATAAATCCCGTTCCCCGTATTCTTCTCATTCTCCCTtctatctctatctctctcttccTTCATCTCTACAAGCTCTTCTCATGGCGACGGCGTTTCTCCTCTGGCCTGCAGCACCCTCCTCCTCGCCGGAGAGGTCTCACATCCCCGACCAGGAACCTGATCCTGGGCAGGATCCAACCCCACTGCCGATCGCCAAGCCAAAGGCCCGCAAGGCCGGAGGAAAGCAGCCAGCTCCTAAGCGCCCCCCTCAACGTGGTCTCGGGGTGGCCCAGCTCGAACGCCTTCGTCTCCAGGAACGCTGGAGCAAGATCACCGATCCGGAGTTCCATCCCTCGCCTCCACAGCTTCCGCCATACTCTCCCCCCGCACCTAACTTTGACGGCGTTCCCCCTGTCTGGAATGATCACCCACCGGGATCTCCGGGTTACTGTTACATCCAACGTTACCGGGCCCTCAACCCAGTGATCCCACCGTATGGGTCGCTCCCGACCGGCCGATCGGTGCTTCACGACCAGTATGCCATGGATCGGATCCGCTTCTCAGGCAGCGGTCTCCAGGCCGCAAGCCCTCCTTCGGTAATAGAGCCCCCTTCAAACCAAATGCCGCAATGCCTCTCATCTCATTGCGAGTTATGCACTCGAGTAAGCATTCTCACCGGGTTCCCAATCCATCTATCCACTTATATTCTTTATGATCATTCTCACTGTGATCTCTTCTCCTATTCCTCACTGTCTTTCCATTTAGAATCAGTTCTCCGGTGAGGATCACGGCGCTGCTGCTAAGGTTGTTCACCAGGTACTAACAAAGTCACTTCATACTTCATTCAATGAAGTGATTTATTGCATATGTTTACATTAATTAACCTCACTATAATTACTCTGGTTTTTAATTTCTAGGAAACAGAGCCGGACACAACTAGTACGAGAGAGATGGAGTACTATGAGTTCCTTCCGCATTGTGGCGGCGTCTCGCATGGAGATTCGGAGTTTGCTCATCGGACGGCTGAAGATGGATCTTCTTCCTCTCCGGACTTCATTGACTTATCACTAAAGctctctttttaaatatatatatatatatatatatatatatatatatatatatatataaagggtgGAGGAAAAAAGCTCATGGGTTTGCCGTCGTTTTCTGAACTGAAGTCTAGTTTTTTTGTTCTAATCTTTGGGTTAAAATGTCTAATGTTTCCTAGACTTCAAGGCTTTTGTgtattttatgttctttttttcttattattagtattatctATTTTTCACTTTACCAAGGCCTGTTCGGACACTAGTTTTTTGATGAAGGCGACATGAGGGGACACTACTATCTATTAATGAAGACTTATTTGTAAT includes the following:
- the LOC120267812 gene encoding uncharacterized protein LOC120267812 isoform X2 gives rise to the protein MATAFLLWPAAPSSSPERSHIPDQEPDPGQDPTPLPIAKPKARKAGGKQPAPKRPPQRGLGVAQLERLRLQERWSKITDPEFHPSPPQLPPYSPPAPNFDGVPPVWNDHPPGSPGYCYIQRYRALNPVIPPYGSLPTGRSVLHDQYAMDRIRFSGSGLQAASPPSVIEPPSNQMPQCLSSHCELCTRFSGEDHGAAAKVVHQETEPDTTSTREMEYYEFLPHCGGVSHGDSEFAHRTAEDGSSSSPDFIDLSLKLSF
- the LOC120267812 gene encoding uncharacterized protein LOC120267812 isoform X1, whose translation is MATAFLLWPAAPSSSPERSHIPDQEPDPGQDPTPLPIAKPKARKAGGKQPAPKRPPQRGLGVAQLERLRLQERWSKITDPEFHPSPPQLPPYSPPAPNFDGVPPVWNDHPPGSPGYCYIQRYRALNPVIPPYGSLPTGRSVLHDQYAMDRIRFSGSGLQAASPPSVIEPPSNQMPQCLSSHCELCTRNQFSGEDHGAAAKVVHQETEPDTTSTREMEYYEFLPHCGGVSHGDSEFAHRTAEDGSSSSPDFIDLSLKLSF